Part of the Acidimicrobiales bacterium genome is shown below.
CGACGCAACCGACCGGCGCGCACTGTGCTTCGGGACGCTCGACACCTGGATGGCCTGGACCTTCACGGGCGGCAAGCTGCACGTGACCGACGCGACGAACGCCGCGGTCACCGGTCTCGTGCTCGAGGACGCCTCGGGGTGGGACGAGCGAGTCCTCGACGCGCTGGCGATCCCCCCCGAGGTCCTCCCTGAGATCGTCGACTCGGCCGGCCTGCTGGCACCGGCGAGCGCCCTGCCCGGCGCGCCGGTCATCGCCGCGCTCGTCGCCGACCAGCAGGCCTCCCTCGTCGGACAGGGCTGCCTCGAGCCGGGCAGCGCGAAGGGCACCTTCGGGACCGGCGCCATGCTCGACGCGACGGTCGGGACCATACGACCGCCCTTTCCCACCCGCGGACCAGGCGGAACCTTCCCGATCGTCGCCTGGCGCCTCGCCGGGCGCACGACGTGGGGGCTCGAGGCCATCATGCTCGCCGCGGGCAGCTGCCTCGCGTGGCTGCGCGACGGCCTCGGCCTGCTCGGTGACGTCGCCGAGTCCGACTCGCTCGCCGCGAGCGTGCGGGACGCCGGCGGGGTGATCTTCGTCCCCGCGCTCGCCGGGATGGGCAGCCCGGTGTGGGACTTCGGCGCGCGCGGGGCGTTCATCGGGCTCAGCGCGTCGACGAGCCGCGCCGAGCTCGTGCACGCTGTCCTCGAGGGCATCGCCCAGCGCGGTGCCGACCTGCTCGAGGCGCTCGAGGCCGACGGCGGCCGGCGCGTCGAGCAGCTGCGGGTCGACGGCGGCATGAGCGCCAACGCCTCGTTCCTCCAGCTCCTCGCGAACGCCCTGCAGCGCCCGGTCCTCGCCTCGGGCGCGCTCGACGCGACGACGCTCGGTGCGGCCTTCCTCGCCGGGACGGCGGTCGGCACCTGGGGAGCGCTCGAGGAGACGGCGCAGCTGAACCCGCCGCGCGCCGTGATCGAGCCGCGGCGCCGGCTCGATCGAGAGCGCTGGCTCGACGCGCGGGCGAGGGCGCTGCGCACCGTCCCGAGCCTCTCGGCCCTCGACTTCTGAGCGACGAGCACGCGAGCGAGGACGGCGGGCTCGCACGCCGGCTCCGGCACCTCACCGGCGTGCCACACCCTCGGGGCAGCCGAGGGCCAGGGAGGGCGGCCGGCTCGCCGGGCCCAGGTCGGCCGCTCCGGCGCACGCCGCCGGGCTCCCCCCTTCGGGCCAGCCCCCCCGGTGGCCCTCGGGGGGCGGCGCCTCGCCCCGGGAGTCGCGAGCGGCGCGTCGGCGCGTCGCCAGCGCAGCGGCCGCGACGCTCGCAGCCGTCACGACGCCGAAGGCGACGATGCCGGGCCGGACGCCGAGGCGGCCGGCGACCTCGCCGAGCAGGAACCCCCCGACCGGCGTCGTCCCACCCATGAGGAGCACGTAGATGCCCATCACGCGCCCGCGCAGGTGGTCGGGTGCGAGCAGCTGCAGGCGCGTGTTCGCCGTGATCGTCACGACGATGCTCGCGACGCCACCGCCCGCGACGAGGAGCAAGCTGGCGAGGTACGAGCGCGACAGGCCGACGAGCGCGAGCGCAGCCCCGAGCGCGAGCGCCCCCTCGACGAGGCGGCGCTCGCTCGCCCGGCGGTCACGGGCGAGGAGCAGCGCCGCGAGGAGCGAGCCGGCACCGAACGCCGCCATGAGGTCGCCGAAGCCGGTCACCTGGCGGTGCACGAGGAAGCGGGCGACGAGCGGCATCACCACCTGCCAGTTCAACCCGAAGAGGCTGGCGGCGCCGAAGACGAGCACGACCCGGCGGATCGGCCCCGAGGAGCAGGCAAAACGCCAGCCGTCGCGCAGCTCTGCGAGCATCGACGCAGCCGGCCGGCCGCGCCGCGGCGGGCTGTGGGCGGGGCGGATGACGCCGAGCACGGCGATGGCGGGAAGGAAGCTCGCCGCGTTGAGGAAGAGCGCACCGGGCACGCCCCACGCGGCGACCGCCACGCCGCCGAGCGCGCCGCCGAGCATGCGGGCCGAGTTGAACTGCACGCTGTTGAGCGCCACGGCGTCGGCGACGAGGCGCCGCCCGACGAGCTCCGGGACGAAGGCCTGCTGGGCCGGGTTGTTGAGCGCGTTCGTCGTGCCGAGCGCGAACGCCAGCACCCCGACCTCCCAGAGCCGGACCGCGCCGGTGGCCACCAGCGCGCCGAGCGCAACGGCCTGCCCGGCAGACGCGCTCTGGGTCGCGACGAGCAGCCGGCGGCGCGGGAGGCGGTCGGCGACGACGCCACCGAGCGGAGCGAAGGCGAGCAGCGGGAGGAACTGCAGGAGGGTGACCGTGCCGAGCCACACGCCAGCGCGCGAGGGCGTGCGGGCGAGCTCGAGCACGAGCCACGCCTGGGCGACCGTCTGGGACCAGCTGCCGAGGCCGGAGAGGAGCTGGCTCGCCCAGTACCAGGCAAAGCTGCGGACGCGCAGCGCCGCGACGACGTGGCGCCAGGAGACCGCGTCGTCCTGCGGCAGCGCAGGCCCGCTGCCCGGCGCCTGCGAGTCGCCCCCGGGGTCGGCCGGGCCGACCGGTCGCGCGCGCTCCACGTCGCTCGAGGCTCGCCCGGCGCGCGCCGACCCGCCAGGGGCATTGGCCCCATCGCCCCGCTGCCCGGGCCGGACGTCAAGCAGCCGGGGCCAGCCGGCAGGTCACCACGGTCCGGTGGTGCTCGCGTTCGCGGCCTGCATCGCAGCGACGTAGTCGGCACGGGCGCCGGCGTCGCCGACGCCCGCCGGCGCGGCGAGCAGGCCGCGCAGCTGCTCGAGGCGGCCGAAGCCCTTGCGCGCCATCCAGGCGCGCAGGCCCTCGAGCAGGACCGCCACGTGATCGAGGCCGTGCCGCAGCAGGGCCGACGTGCTCATGACGACGTCCGCCCCGGCGAGCAGGTAGCGAGCGAGGTCCTCGGGGCCTTCGACACCGGTCGTCGCGGCGAGCGCGACGTCCAGTCGCCGGCGCAGCAGCGCGATCCACGTGCGCGCGAGGCGTCCCTCCGCCGGCGTGGACAGCCCGATCCCAGGCACCAGCGCGAAGGACTCCGGGTCGATGTCGGGATGCAGGAAGCGGTTGAAGAGCACCAGCCCGTCGGCCCCGGCCTCGACGAAGCGGCGCGCCATCTCGCCGACGGAGCTGTAGTAGGGGCTCATCTTCACCGCCACCGGCACGCCGACCGAGGCCTTGACGAGGCCGAGGACCTCGACGTGGCGCTCCTCGACGGCGCGTCCGGTGACCTCGGGGCCGACCGGCGCCGAGTAGAGGTTGAGCTCGATCGCCGACGCCCCCGCGTCCTGCAGCTGGCGCGCGGCGGCGGTCCAGCCCCCCGTCGTGACGCCGTTGAGCGACCCGATCACCGGGATCGGGATGCTCGCCCGGGCCCGCTCGAGCAGGCTCAGGTACTGGCGGGGACCAGCGTCGGCACCGGGGACCGCCGGGAAGTAGGTGAGCGACTCGGCGAAGCTCTCGCTGCCCGCCTCGACGAGGCGCGCCTGGCGATCGCTCTGCGCGCGGACCTCCTCCTCGAACAGCGAGTGCAGCACGATCGCACTGACCCCGGCGTCGGCCAGTCGGCGGATCCCCTCGAGGGTGTACGAGAGCGGCGACGGCGAGGCGACGAGCGGGTGCGCGAGCTCGAGGCCGAGGTAGGTCGTGCGAAGGTCCGTCACCGCTGCTTGCGGGCGTCGGCGGGGAACCTCCCCGCGGGACGCGTCGCCATCTCCTCGTAGACAGCCCAGCGCTGCAGCACCGCCGCCTGCGCCAGGGACCCGAGACGCTCGGCCTCGGCCGGGTCGGTCCCGGCGAGCATCGAGTAGCGCAGCTCGCGGCGTGTGTAGTCCGAGAGCGGGATCCTCGGCCGCGGCGAGTCGAGGAGGAAGGGGTTCGCCCCGGCGCTGCGCAGCAGGGGGTCGTAGCGGATGAGCGGCCAGTAGCCGCTCGCCGTCGCCCGGTACTGCTGGGCGAGGCCGTCTCGCATGTCGATGCCGTGCGCGATGCAGTGGCTGTAGGCGATGACGAGCGACGGGCCGTCGTAGGCCTCGGCCTCGCGCAGCGCGGTGAGCGTCTGCTGGGGGTCGGCGCCCATCGCGACACGGGCGACGTAGACGCTGCCGTAGGCGATCGCCTGCAGGGCGAGGTCCTTCTTCTCGACGGTCTTGCCGGCCGCGGCGAACTTCGCCACGGCGCCGAGCGGCGTGGCCTTCGACGCCTGGCCGCCGGTGTTCGAGTACACCTCGGTATCGAGGACCAGCACGTTCACGTCCCTGCCGCTCGCGAGCACGTGGTCGAGGCCGCCAGCCCCGATGTCGTAGGCCCAGCCGTCCCCGCCGACGATCCAGACGCTGCGCCGCAGCAGGTGGTCGGCGACGCTCGCGAGGTCGTCGGCCGCGGGCGAGTCGAGCGTTGCGAGGCGCCGGCGCAGGGTCGCGATGCGCGCCCGCTGGGCGGCGAGCTCGGACTCGCTCCGCTGGGGCGCGCCGAGCAGGGCGTCGACGAGCTCGGCGCCGAGCGCGTCGCGCAGCTCGACGAGACGGGCGCGCGACGGCGGCGTGGTGGTCCGCCGCGAGGCGCAGGCCGAGCCCGAACTCGGCGTTGTCCTCGAACAGCGAGTTCGACCACGCCGGCCCCCGGCCGTTCTCGTCGGTCGTCCAGGGCGTGGTCGGGAGGTTCCCGCCGTAGATCGACGAGCAGCCCGTGGCGTTGGCGATCACGGCCCGGTCGCCGAAGAGCTGGGACACGAGCCGGAGGTAGGGGGTCTCGCCGCACCCGGCGCAGGCACCGGAGAACTCGAACAGCGGCGTGAGGAACTGCGCGCCGCGCACCGTCGCGAAGTCCACCCGGGGTCGCTCGACGGCGGGCAGGGACTCGAAGAACGCGACGTGCTCGCGGCTCGACGCGACGAGCGGCTCGCGCCAGGCGAGGTTGATCGCCCGGCGGGTCGGCTCGGTGGGCGCCACCGTCCGCTCGGCGGGCACCATGTCGCCGCCGGCGAAGACGCCCGGCGCTCCGGTCATCATCGAGGAGGACACGACGACGGTGCCGTCGGGCGCGAGAGCGACCCCGGGGACCGAGCGGAGGAAGGCGGTGTCGCTCTCCTGGCCGAGCGCGAGGATCAGGCTGTCGGCGGGGAGGGTCTCGAGGCGTCCGGTCGGGTGCGGGACGCCGGCGTCGTCGAGCTCCATCGCCTCCACGACGAGCTCGTGGCCCTCGAAGGCGCTGATGGTGCGCAGCCAGTTGATCGTGACGCCCTCGGCCTCGGCCTCGGCCGCCTCCTCGGCGTGGGCGGGCATCTGCGCCCGGGTGCGCCGGTAGATGACGAGGGCATC
Proteins encoded:
- a CDS encoding MFS transporter — protein: MERARPVGPADPGGDSQAPGSGPALPQDDAVSWRHVVAALRVRSFAWYWASQLLSGLGSWSQTVAQAWLVLELARTPSRAGVWLGTVTLLQFLPLLAFAPLGGVVADRLPRRRLLVATQSASAGQAVALGALVATGAVRLWEVGVLAFALGTTNALNNPAQQAFVPELVGRRLVADAVALNSVQFNSARMLGGALGGVAVAAWGVPGALFLNAASFLPAIAVLGVIRPAHSPPRRGRPAASMLAELRDGWRFACSSGPIRRVVLVFGAASLFGLNWQVVMPLVARFLVHRQVTGFGDLMAAFGAGSLLAALLLARDRRASERRLVEGALALGAALALVGLSRSYLASLLLVAGGGVASIVVTITANTRLQLLAPDHLRGRVMGIYVLLMGGTTPVGGFLLGEVAGRLGVRPGIVAFGVVTAASVAAAALATRRRAARDSRGEAPPPEGHRGGWPEGGSPAACAGAADLGPASRPPSLALGCPEGVARR
- a CDS encoding FGGY-family carbohydrate kinase codes for the protein MSIAVVDVGTSSVRASIVADDGVVRHQEQRPFPVSRPTPGVAELDAAALARSALEVASAAIAAAGKVDALAIATQRASTVVWERATGRPVAPGIGWEDLRTVGRCLALRPSGIRLAPNQSATKLALLLEQVDATDRRALCFGTLDTWMAWTFTGGKLHVTDATNAAVTGLVLEDASGWDERVLDALAIPPEVLPEIVDSAGLLAPASALPGAPVIAALVADQQASLVGQGCLEPGSAKGTFGTGAMLDATVGTIRPPFPTRGPGGTFPIVAWRLAGRTTWGLEAIMLAAGSCLAWLRDGLGLLGDVAESDSLAASVRDAGGVIFVPALAGMGSPVWDFGARGAFIGLSASTSRAELVHAVLEGIAQRGADLLEALEADGGRRVEQLRVDGGMSANASFLQLLANALQRPVLASGALDATTLGAAFLAGTAVGTWGALEETAQLNPPRAVIEPRRRLDRERWLDARARALRTVPSLSALDF
- a CDS encoding dihydroorotate dehydrogenase-like protein; translated protein: MTDLRTTYLGLELAHPLVASPSPLSYTLEGIRRLADAGVSAIVLHSLFEEEVRAQSDRQARLVEAGSESFAESLTYFPAVPGADAGPRQYLSLLERARASIPIPVIGSLNGVTTGGWTAAARQLQDAGASAIELNLYSAPVGPEVTGRAVEERHVEVLGLVKASVGVPVAVKMSPYYSSVGEMARRFVEAGADGLVLFNRFLHPDIDPESFALVPGIGLSTPAEGRLARTWIALLRRRLDVALAATTGVEGPEDLARYLLAGADVVMSTSALLRHGLDHVAVLLEGLRAWMARKGFGRLEQLRGLLAAPAGVGDAGARADYVAAMQAANASTTGPW
- a CDS encoding thiamine pyrophosphate-dependent enzyme codes for the protein MRDALGAELVDALLGAPQRSESELAAQRARIATLRRRLATLDSPAADDLASVADHLLRRSVWIVGGDGWAYDIGAGGLDHVLASGRDVNVLVLDTEVYSNTGGQASKATPLGAVAKFAAAGKTVEKKDLALQAIAYGSVYVARVAMGADPQQTLTALREAEAYDGPSLVIAYSHCIAHGIDMRDGLAQQYRATASGYWPLIRYDPLLRSAGANPFLLDSPRPRIPLSDYTRRELRYSMLAGTDPAEAERLGSLAQAAVLQRWAVYEEMATRPAGRFPADARKQR